The following are encoded in a window of Vigna unguiculata cultivar IT97K-499-35 chromosome 8, ASM411807v1, whole genome shotgun sequence genomic DNA:
- the LOC114194923 gene encoding uncharacterized protein LOC114194923 — MVTPLSWVHLNKSPHKRNACPQLAGFKRCNNCGKEGHFKRDCATLANTVTRTPVLAPAKNQQRMGGNRPQASSRVYALTGGEATGLGNLVIGHCMIAGKSCRVLYDFGATHSFVSDACVKRLGLSVGELYCELELEVILGMDWLFANHILIDFRGKKLLFPDSEEPELLTSQGVVKELQEGAQCYIIFTHLEV, encoded by the exons ATGGTAACACCGCTGTCTTGGGTCCATCTGAACAAGAGCCCGCACAAGAGGAATGCTTGCCCCCAGCTTGCAGGCTTCAAGAGGTGCAATaattgtggcaaggaaggccattTCAAGAGGGATTGCGCCACCCTCGCGAATACAGTGACGCGTACCCCAGTTTTGGCCCCAGCCAAGAACCAGCAGAGGATGGGAGGGAATAGGCCTCAGGCATCGAGCAGAGTGTACGCCTTGACTGGAGGGGAGGCAACAGGCTTAGGTAACCTAGTTATAGGTCATTGTATGATAGCTGGGAAATCTTGTCGTGTGCTATATGATtttggagcgacacactcctttgtgtcagatGCCTGTGTGAAACGTCTAGGTTTGTCGGTGGGTGAGCTGTATTGTGAACTG GAGCTagaggtgatcttagggatggattggctctttGCCAATCACATTCTTATAGATTTCCGAGGGAAGAAGTTGCTTTTCCCcgactcagaggagcctgagttgttaaCATCTCAAGGGGTTGTGAAGGAATTACAAGAGGGCGCACAATGCTACATAATCTTCACACATCTTGAGGTGTAG